CAACAGTAAGTTTCGATTTTTTTGAACACTCAACAATGACATGATCTGCACAAAAGCTATAGACATCTTTTGCATCTTCAACGTTGCCCTGAACCCATTGCCAAAGCATATTTAACAAACTCAGCTTATCACTTTTTGTAATGACTACTCCCGCTACTCTTCCCTGTGCTGCACATTCTGCAATTCTTAACTTCATATCACATAGTTGCAATTGGTTATTACCGAAAAAAATTAAAGGCGCTTTAACCGGATATTTTTTCCCATCTACCGTAATCGACAGTTTCATTGCTTTATTGTCTCTTAATAAAACATCCAAAGCCGAGGTATAGGCATGTAAAGGTAATCTTCCTAAATATTTATTGTAGAGTTCGCGCTTTTTAATAAAAAGTGGATATAGCCCTAGGCTCGCATTATTTAGATAAATATGATCATTGATTGCTGCCACATGCACTGACCGAGGTGTACCTGTAGCAATAATTTCTGCGGCTTCTAAAAGATCTAGCGGAATATCTAAAACTTTAGCGACATAATTAAAAGTCCCTAAAGGCAAAATTCCCATTGGAATAGAAGTATTTTTAAGCTTAGATGCAACAGCATTTAAGGTGCCATCTCCACCTGCTGCAACAATAACCCCTATATTTTCATTTTTTGAATGTCGATGAATCACGTTATTCATCAAGTCATCAAACAATGTATTTTCATTTAATTCAAATACTTGTATTTCAAAACCATGTTCTGTGAATACAGTCATCAGTTGCTCGTAAACATCTTCATGTTTTGAAGCATGAAATCCTGATTTTTCGTTATAGATGATCGAAAGAGGTTTCAAAGGCCGCATTTTATTATCGTAAAGTGGGATATTTATTCTATTTTGTACATAAAACCACCTATTAAAAGTCTCTTTATGTAAATTTTGAATGAACTTGATTTGTTTAATCAATAATAATTCTCAAGAAAAATTTAAGAACTAATTTATTGATTTTTAATAAAATAATTTAAATAAATAACACACATACAACATAAAAATATAAAAGTAAAAAGCTTATATAAAACTCTAACCAAATGATTTTAATTAAAAAATGATCGGAATTCCAAATATCTAATAGTTAGTCTTTAGTCTTATTTTTTTTATGATTTTATGCTTTAATACAGCCACTTTTTTATTTGATCTTTCATTGTACCCCAATGAATGACTTGTACGTTGTACATATTTTGAATAGGCCTCACCATGACCACAGTGAACGCACCAGAATTCGTTCGTCATCCTAAGCTTATAGCATGGGTTGAAGAAATTGCAAACTTAACCAAACCAGCAAAAATCGAATGGTGTGACGGAAGCGAAGAAGAATCTCAACGTCTAATCGACTTGATGATCGCTAACGGCACCATGCAGAAATTAAACCAAGAAAAACATCCTGGTTCTTATCTTGCAAATTCTGACCCATCTGACGTTGCGCGTGTTGAAGATCGTACTTACATCTGCTCTCAAAATAAAGAAGATGCTGGTGCGACAAACAACTGGGAAGCTCCAGCTGTTATGCGTGAAAAGTTAAATGGTTTATTTGAAGGTTCAATGAAAGGCCGTACTATGTACGTTGTTCCTTTCTCTATGGGTCCTTTAGGTAGCCACATTGCTCATATCGGTATCGAGTTAACTGACTCTCCTTACGTTGCTGTTAGCATGCGCAAAATGGCACGTATGGGTAAAGCAGTTTATGACGTATTAGGTACAGACGGCGAATTCGTTCCTTGCGTACATACAGTAGGTGCACCACTTGCTGAAGGTCAAAAAGATGTTGCTTGGCCTTGTAATCCTGAGAAATATATCGTTCATTACCCAGAGACTCGTGAAATCTGGTCTTTCGGTTCTGGTTACGGCGGTAACGCATTACTTGGTAAAAAATGTTTAGCTCTTCGTATCGCTTCTGTCATGGGACGCGAACAAGGTTGGTTAGCTGAACACATGCTTATTCTTGGTGTAACTAACCCACAAGGTGAAAAACACTACATCGCTGCTGCATTCCCATCTGCATGCGGTAAAACAAACTTTGCAATGTTAATTCCACCAGCAGGTTATGAAGGTTGGAAAATCGAAACTGTAGGTGACGATATTGCTTGGATCAAACCAGGTGAAGACGGCCGCTTATACGCGATTAACCCTGAAGCTGGTTTCTTCGGTGTAGCTCCTGGTACAAATACCAAAACTAACCCGAACTGTATGGCAACTCTTCATAAAGACGTTATCTATACAAACGTAGCGGTAACTGAAGATGGTCAAGTATGGTGGGAAGGTCTTTCTAAAGAAGTTCCAACAAACTTAACGAACTGGAAAGGTCAACCTCACGTAAACGGCGAAAAAGCAGCACATCCAAATGCTCGTTTCACTGTTGCAGCAGGTCAATGTCCATCTATCGATGCTGATTGGGAAAACCCAGCGGGTGTTCCAATTTCTGCATTCATCTTTGGTGGTCGTCGTGCAGATACAGTTCCTTTAGTTTCTGAAGCTTTTGACTGGGTTGACGGTGTATATAAAGCTGCAACTATGGGTTCTGAAACTACTGCTGCTGCTGTTGGTCAACAAGGTATCGTTCGTCGTGACCCATTTGCGATGCTTCCATTTGCTGGCTACAACATGGCTGACTACTTCGACCACTGGTTAAGTCTTGGTGCAAAAGTAAGTACAAAAGCTGAAGCTTCTGGTAATAAATTACCAAAAATCTTTAATGTAAACTGGTTCCGTCGTGATGCTGAAGGCAACTTCGTATGGCCTGGTTTCGGTCAAAACATGCGTGTTCTTGAGTGGATCATTGACCGTTGTGAAGGTCGTGCGAACGCTGTTGAAACACCAATCGGTCTTGTTCCAACATATGACGACTTGAACTGGGAAGGTACTGAATTCTCTAAAGAAGAATTTGACCTAATCACAGCTCAAGACAAAGATCAGTGGATTACTGAGATTGAAAGCCACACTGATTTATTTAATAAACTCGGTGATCGCTTACCGAAAGCATTAAAAGAACGTCAAGCAGCTTTACTTGAAGCTGTAAAAACTGGCTTCTAATTGCTAAATATAAAAAAGGTCGCCATGTGCGACCTTTTTTATTATGCTGCATCGTCTTTTAGTCGACGTTCAGATAAATAAGCTTCCAATATTTTGACCTGCTTTTCATCAAATGCCAGACCTAACTTAGATCTGCGCCACAGTATATCTTCCGCGGTATTGGCCCACTCATACTCACATAAATATTTGACTTCACATTCAAATAAACCATGACCAAAATTTTTCCCTAATTGCTCTAGCGTGTTTCGGTCTTGCAGCATATTCCAAACTCTAGTGCCATAAGCATGTGCCCAGCGATTAGCAAGTGAGTCAGATATACCATTTATACGCGACTGAATTTTAGAAATTAAATCATCTAATGTTGTCCAGTTTTCAGCACCGGGTAATGGCTCATTGGCGGTCCACTCCTCTGCCATATCACTAAAAAATGGAGATAAATGCTCTAAAGCCGCTTCGGCTAGTTTCCGATAAGTTGTAATCTTGCCACCAAATACAGATAACAATGGTGCTTTTTTATCTTCTACCTGTAACGCCAAAGTATAATCACGTGTAATTGCTGAAGGATTATCAGACTCATCGTCACATAAAGCACGTACACCTGAGTACTGACTTACAATATCAGCTCGAGTTAATTGCTTTTTAAAATGTGAATTAGTCACTGTCAAAAGGTAATCAATTTCTACATCGGTAATTTCTACCTTTTGTGGATTACCGTTATATTCCTGATCCGTTGTTCCAATTAAGGTATATTTTTCTAAATATGGAATTGCAAAAACAATCCGTCGATCTTCATTTTGCATAATAAAAGCTTTATGGCAGTCATATAGTTTCGGCACCACAATATGACTTCCTTGAACCAATCGAATTTGATAAGGCGATGTTAGATTTAGATTTTCACTAATTATTTTTTCAACCCAAGCTCCTGTTGCATTTACGATGGCTTTAGCACGTATTTGATAAAACTCAGCTCCGCTCTGCAATTCCAAATGCCATAGTTCTTGTTGTTTATAAGCCTTAATACAACGTGTGCGGGTTACAACTTTAGCACCCTTCTCTTTCGCTTGTAATGCATTCAATGCAACAAGACGAGCATCATCAACAGTACAGTCAGAATATTCAAAGCCACGCGTTATAGCTGGTTTTAAAGGACTATCTTCTTTGAAATAAATCAGATTTGATCCCAATAATTTTTCTCGTTTTCCTAAATGATCATAGAAAAACAATCCTGCCCGAATTAACCATGCAGGGCGTAGATGCGGTCGATGAGGCATAATAAAGCGCATTGGTTTAATAATATGCGGAGCTTTAGCTAACAGCACTTCACGCTCTGCTAGAGCTTCTCTAACCAATCTAAACTCTTTATATTCTAAATAGCGCAGGCCACCATGAATTAATTTACTGCTAGCAGATGAGGTGTGACTGGCTAAATCATCTTTCTCACACAAAAATACGGATAAACCACGTCCTGCTGCATCATTGGCAATACCGACACCATTAATACCACCGCCAATTACGGCAATATCATATATTTTTGAATAATCATTAAGTTGTGCTGTCATTTCTCATATTCTTTTTATTGTTGATCTTATAAAAATTAAAACATCAAATTGATGAAACAACAATCAAAAAAGTAGAATAATCAATTTTAAATTACCACGCATTGAATGGTTAATTGATTACCCTACTTTTAATTAGTTAAAAGAATAAATCAATCCTCAGCCCATCTTTGACTGCGTTTCACTGCTTTTAACCAGCCTTTATAAATAAGCTCAGATTGTTCACAAGACATTTTAGGTTCAAACACTTTTTCTATGGCCGATTTATTTCTTAACTCATGAAGATCTTGCCAGAAACCCGTTGCCAATCCTGCAAGAAAAGCAGCACCCAGAGCAGTAGTTTCTTTCATTATTGGACGTTCTACAGGAGTCGCTAAAATATCAGCTTGAAATTGCATCAAGAAATTGTTTTCCGTCACACCGCCATCTACCCGTAGAGTCCGCAGTTCTTCTTCTGCATCTTGCTGCATAGCATCTAAAACATCTCGAGTTTGAAAAGCAATGGACTCTAAAGTTGCACGAATAATATGTTCAATACTTGCCCCTCGAGTAAGTCCAAAAATCGCCCCTCGAGCTGTTGGGTCCCAATACGGTGCACCTAATCCAGTAAAAGCTGGAACGACATAAACACCATTACTGTCTTTTACACGTGTTGCATAAAGCTCAGAGTCTTTAGCATTCTTAATAACCTTTAATTCATCACGTAGCCACTGTACGCAAGAGCCACCATTAAACACAGCGCCTTCCAAAGCATAGTTCACTTCACCAGCCGCCCCACAGGCAATAGTAGTCAGTAATCCATGTTCTGAACGGACAATCTTTTTACCCGTGTTCATGAGTAGAAAACAACCCGTGCCGTAGGTATTTTTTGCCTGACCAGACTCAACACACATTTGACCAAACAGTGCGGCTTGTTGGTCGCCTGCGATTCCCGCAATTGGAATTCCAACTTCTTGTCCACTAATGGTATGTGTATACCCATAAACCTCAGATGAACTACGCACCTCTGGCAACATTGCTTTAGGGATATCTAAAGCTTGTAAAAGTTTTTCATCCCACTCAAGTTTTTCAATATCAAACAGCATGGTTCGTGAAGCATTGGTAAAATCTGTGACATGGACTGCACCATTGGTGAGTTTCCAAATTAACCAAGTGTCTACTGTACCGAACAGCAACTCTCCTCTCTCAGCACGTTCACGACTTCCTTCTACATGGTCCAAAATCCATTTAATTTTTGTCGCTGAAAAATATGGATCAATCACTAACCCAGTTGTTTTACGTATATATTCTTGCCAACCAGCTTTATGTAATTGATTACATATTTCGGTCGTCTGTCGGCTTTGCCAGACAATAGCATTGTAAATAGGCTTGCCTGTTTTTTTATCCCAAACAATTGTGGTTTCTCGCTGGTTTGTAATCCCAATTGCCGCAACTTGTTCGCTCTTAATACCCGCTTGAGCCAAAGCCTCAACCCATACAGCGCTTTGAGTTGCCCAAATTTCCATGGGGTCATGCTCAACCCAACCTGGTTGTGGGTAAATCTGGGTGAACTCTTTTTGAGCAATACTTACAACGTTAGCATCATGATCTAAAACAATTGCTCTTGAGCTTGTTGTGCCCTGATCAAAAGCAACAATATATTTTTTCGGGCAATTTGACATCTGAATGTCCCTTTCATTATCCACACACATCTAGTCCATGACGCCGCTGCATCATGTCTAACTGTATTTATTTAAAATTTTCTTTGGAATATATCATTGTTTTTAACAGAGATAGGACTTGTTCAGCCAAACCTTGCACATTCTTTAGCAATTTTTTCTACTTTGAAAAAATAGTATGCGAAATACTAGACTGAAACTATAAAAACGACCTGACTGACTAATTTAAAATCACATAAATATTCAGCTTATTCCTTTGCTTAAATAATAAACATTGTTTTACAGACATAAAAAAAATAAAGTGAAATACTCCTCTAGATAATATGTAAAAACGGAATAAAACCTCTCTTTTTTAGCATTCAACCCAAGCGAAACATGGAGCGACTCATGGTTGATCAACCTTCTACCGCAACAACTCCACATTCTAATTTAGATACAAAAACTCGTCTAAAATCAATTTTGGGCGGTTCTGCCGGTAATCTTGTCGAATGGTACGACTGGTATGTATATGCCGCATTTACGCTCTATTTTGCTCATGCATTTTTCCCCAAAGGCAGTCAAACTGCTCAACTTCTCCAAGCTGCCGCAATTTTTGCAGTAGGTTTCCTTATGCGTCCCATTGGCGCATGGATTATGGGTATCTATTCAGACCGAAAAGGACGTAAAGCAGGCCTAACACTTTCCGTCACGTTAATGTGTGTCGGCTCTCTAATGATTGCAGTCACTCCGTCCTATGAAAGTATAGGTGTATTCGCCCCAATACTTTTAGTCGTTGCACGGTTAATTCAAGGTTTAAGTGTGGGTGGCGAGTATGGGGCAAGTGCTACTTATTTAAGTGAAATGGCAGAAAAAAATCGACGTGGTTTCTTCTCAAGCTTTCAATACGTTACCTTAATTGCAGGACAACTCACAGCCTTATGTGTCTTACTCATCTTACAGATGGTATTGAGCGAACAACAACTACACGATTGGGGATGGCGAATTCCATTCTTTATTGGAGCGCTTTTAGCCATTGTCGTATTCCGCATTCGTCGTGGTTTGTTAGAAACCCAATCATTTAAAAATGCTCAAACAGATGCAGATCAGCCAAAATCAGGAATGTTTGCTTTATTTAAACATTATCCTAAAGAAGCGTTTACCGTATTATTTTTAACAGCGGGCGGTACATTAGCTTTTTATACTTACACGACTTATTTACAAAAATATTTAGTGAATACTTCTGGTTTTACCAAACCCGAAGCGACTCAAATCACGACTCTCGCCCTATTTATTTTTATGTGTTTACAACCGTTGGCTGGTGGTTTATCAGATCGAATTGGTCGTAAACCGCTTATGATTGCCTTTGGGGTGACGGGCGTCTTATTTACTTATGTTTTGTTTAATGTACTTGCAAATACTCATGACTATTGGACGGCGTTCTGGTTATGTTTAGGTGGACTAGTAATGGTAACGGGTTACACATCGATTAATGCGGTAGTGAAAGCTGAACTCTTCCCTGCACATATCCGAGCTTTAGGTGTAGCTCTACCTTATGCAATTGCCAATACACTATTTGGTGGTACAGCCGAATTTTTTGCACTAAGTTTCAAAGAGGCTGGGCATGAGTCATGGTATTTTATTTATGTCAGTATCATGATTTTCATTTCATTATTGATTTATATCTTTATGAAAGACACCAAGCATCACTCAAAAATTACAGAACATTAAATTTTTTCAATTAGAGCTCATATCGTATGTCGATGTTAGCTCTAACCCAGTGAATAAGCACAAACAACACTTCTATTTTATGAGATACTTCATATAAGAAAATAAGGACGATACTGATGAATAAAAGTATTTTATGTTTGGCATTAAGTAGTATATTTATTTTAACTGCTTGTCAGACTACACCTCGACAATATAATGGTTCAACTGGCTACCAGATTGAAAACCAAACAAAAACCTCAGCGACTTTAGCTTATACTTTAGCTGGCCGCGGCAACCAGCAACTTGATGAACGCAAACTACAACGTGCTTGTCAAAATGTGCTAGGTGCGCAGAAGGTATATAAATTATCAGTTTTAAGTATCAATGAAATTCCAAACCCATCTAAAGATGAGCAATATGGAATTAAACTCGGTGAAACTCGCGCTTCTTTTGGTTTATCAAATACGCCTAGCCTAAATAATGGTGAAGACTATGCGACACGCCAAGCACTTGAAGCACGTCCAAGTACTTTAAAAGTAGTTCGTTATACCTGTTCATAAAATAAAAAAAGACGCTGTTTTTTTACAGCGTCTTATAAAAACTTACATTTCGAAATTCTTTTGCTTCATCTAAATCTGGCCAAGTTGTTGCACTTCTTTCTTCAATTTTTTCGTACTTTGAATGGCTAAAGTTTCTAACTCGGCTATCTGCAACCCAAACTTCTGGAGCAAACTTTAAAAACTCATCTAAAAAGAAACGATTGCACTGGTCATATAGCACATCAGCGGCAAGTAAAATATCGACCTGCTCAGCTTTATATAAATCATCCAGATATTCAAGCTCTACATCATTAAGTAAAGCATTTTCCCGACAAGCATTTAAACTGACCTGATCAATATCACAACAGATTACGCGTTTTGCACCAGCCATTTTTGCTGCAATTGCAACCACACCAGAACCCGCGCCAAAATCTAATACCACTTTATCTTTAACATGATGTGGCTCGGCAAGTAACCATTGCGCCATCGCCAAACCTGATGCCCAACAGAAAATCCAGTACGGCGTGTCATTCCAGATACGGCGAATAACTTCATCATCTAAACGATCAGTTGGAAAAACTGGTGGAATTAACCATAAAGAAATTGGAGTTTCAGGTAGCTGTTGAGCCATTAACTCACAATCAGGAATAACTTCATGTAAGGCTTGAAGTAAATGTTCAGGGGCTTTGGTCAATTGGAAGGTGCAGCTCATCAGATTTCTTTTAATTCATTTTTATAACAAGCATAACAGAGTCATTCCATTATGATTTGAATTTTTAGTATAACCTTCGGTTAGACCTGAGAAGCCCTGCTTCGCAAGGTTTTCGTAAAAATTAGGTCTAACCATTGTCATCCGCAAAACTCGGCAGATACTATCTAGAATTTAAGCATCGTAGAAACATTAAATTTTTAATGTATTTCTGCCTCAAACAATTGCGGATGACGGTTACGCGTATCAAATAACAGCCTAGCGTTAATTAAATTAACCTAAAGCTTTTTCAGCAGCTTCTACAGTTTGACGAATCAAAGTTGTGATTGTCATTGGACCAACACCACCCGGTACTGGTGTATAAGCAGAAGCAATTTCTTCAATACCTTGTAATTGAATATCGCCAACACCGCCGCCATCACGTGGATGGAAACCAGCGTCTACAACAACTGCACCTTGTTTAATCCAGTCTTTTTGGATAAGTTCAGCCTTACCTACAGCACCAACAATAATGTCAGCTTGTTTCACAAGCTCAGGTAAATTTTGTGTACGTGAATGACAAATAGTGACGGTTGCATTTGCTTGTAACAACATCATTGCCATTGGTTTACCTAAAATTGCAGAACGGCCAACCACAACCGCATGTTTTCCAGCAATTTCGATATTATTTTCTTTTAAAATGGTCATGATGCCAGCAGGAGTTGCTGAACCATATGCAGCTTCACCCATTGCCATGCGACCAAAACCAAGACAAGTTACGCCATCTACATCTTTAGCCAATGAAATAGCATCGAAACATGCGCGCTCATCAATTTGTGCAGGAACTGGATGTTGTAAAAGAATACCGTGAACATCCGGATTGGCATTTAGCTTTTCAATTTCAGCTAATAATTGTTCTGTTGTGGTTTCTTGTGATAATTCAATTTTTAACGAATCCATACCTACTCGGCGGCAGGCATTTCCTTTCATGCGTACATAAGTTGCAGATGCACCATCATCCCCAACTAAAATAGTCGCTAAAATCGGGGTACGACCTGTTTTAGCTTTTAAAGCTTCAACACGTACCAACAAATTTTCTTCAATTTGCTTTGCTAACGCACGACCGTCTAAAACCAATGCCACAGCACATCTCCAAGGTAGACATGAATTTAATGTGCCAATAATACATGATAATTTGGACAATTTTATTCTAGATGTTGCTTTTATGTGCATCTTCGCGCAAAACAGTATTGTTTTTTTTGTAAAGGTTGCTAATATGTGCATCACCAAATGTAGGCGGGGTGGCAGAGTGGTCATGCAGCGGACTGCAACTCCGTGGACGCCGGTTCGATTCCGACCTCCGCCTCCAAATTTGGTAAAGCCCGGGTGGTGAAATAGGTAGACACAGGGGATTTAAAATCCCCCGCCCACAAAGCGTGCCGGTTCGAGTCCGGCCCCGGGCACCATCTTCAAGTATTGAATATGGTGCCATAAAGAATCCAGCGTAAGCTGGTTTTTTTATGCCTAAAAAAAGGGCCACCGATGTAACCCTCTATTTTTTAAAAGTTTAAGCAGTTTTTTGGTCTTGTTTTAACGGTATTAAATTTAAATCCAACACAATATCGTTTTGTCTGCTTGAATCTATTTGATATTCTGGATTTTTAATAGAATCTAAAAATATCCACTGTGAATGAACTTGCGCCTGATCCAGAGTAACTCGCAAATATCCACGTTGATTTAAATTACAATAAGCTAATTCATCAATTAAGGTAGTAAAGGCAAATTCAAACTGCTGTAACTGTGCCAATGGAATACTTAAATATTTTTCTAGTCCAGGTGATGATACAGAGCCGGTTGCCAACTCAACACCTATATATTTTCCCTTTTGGCTATACAAATAAGATGCCCATGCATTATGCGTATCACCTGCTAACACAACGATCTTTTTATTAAACTCAGCCAATTTGTCATAAACAAACTCTCGCTCAGCATAATAACCATCCCAAGCATCTAAATTATAAGGTGCAACCGTCATAATTCTTGCTTTTTCTTGGGCTGTTAATGTCGGATCACCTTGTTTCAATCGAAGTTTTAAAGTGACCAACTCGGTAATTTGTGTATTCATTTTAGCCAGAGCTTCAGGTGACGTCCCCCCAGAAGTAATTTGGCCCAAAGAAGCCAATAACTCAGCAGGAATCCACATTTTACTCATCAAGACTTGCTGCCCTATCACATTCCATGTTGCTGTAGATTGCTTCAATTTATCGACCAGCCAATCTCTTTGCGTATACCCCATCAACGTACGCGCTGGATTTGTTAGATCTGCTTGAAATTTTGCAATATCCAAACCAGAAGCTGTCATATAGTCTTTATATTCAAGTTGCTTGTCACGCGCAAGAATACGTGTATCTAGCATGGTTAATTGAACAAGTGAGCCAAAGTTGAATTGACGATAAATATTTAAATGGTCCGTACTAGAAACTGGACGAATCGGCATCCATTCAAAATAAGCTTGTAAAGCAGCTAATTTACGATCAGAAAAAGGCCCTTCATCGCTTTGATGATTTTCTGCCCCATCACGCCAAGCATCATTTGCTAACTCATGATCATCCCAAATTACAATAAAAGGATGACGTTGATGAGCCGCCTGTAAGTCTTTATCTTGACGATAAAGTGCATAACGTTTGCGATAATCATCTAATTTAATAATTTCTTTATTATTGTCAGCAGGTAAAGTACGACCTAGCTTTGCAGCATCTTCTGTCGCATAACCATCTGCTCCATACTCATAAATATAGTCACCTAAATGAATAATGACATCGACGTTCTGCTTTGCCATTTCACGGTAAACATAAAAATAACCCGCAGGATAATTAGAACAAGAACATACTGCAAAACTTACTTTATTGGTGAATGCAGGTAATGTTTTTGTTTGCCCTACTGGAGAGACTTTGCTACCAAATCGAAAGCGATAATAATAAACTGTATCTGCCTGCAAACCAGTTGCATCAACTTTCACAGTAAAATCATCAGTTTTGGTGGTTTCAACCATTCCAGTCTTTAAATTCTGAGTAAACTGATTATCGGTAGCAATTTCCCAAGTTACTTTCAGACGCACCCCAAAATCTGTTGGTGTCACACGTGTCCACAAGATGACTCTGTCTTGTAAAGGATCTCCACTCGCTATCCCATGGAGGAAATCTGCCTGTATTTGCGGACTTTCTTCGTCAGAACTGTCGT
This window of the Acinetobacter sp. XH1741 genome carries:
- a CDS encoding alkaline phosphatase D family protein, encoding MTEKISRRELIQKSLFGFGALSMPVAFTGCNDSSDEESPQIQADFLHGIASGDPLQDRVILWTRVTPTDFGVRLKVTWEIATDNQFTQNLKTGMVETTKTDDFTVKVDATGLQADTVYYYRFRFGSKVSPVGQTKTLPAFTNKVSFAVCSCSNYPAGYFYVYREMAKQNVDVIIHLGDYIYEYGADGYATEDAAKLGRTLPADNNKEIIKLDDYRKRYALYRQDKDLQAAHQRHPFIVIWDDHELANDAWRDGAENHQSDEGPFSDRKLAALQAYFEWMPIRPVSSTDHLNIYRQFNFGSLVQLTMLDTRILARDKQLEYKDYMTASGLDIAKFQADLTNPARTLMGYTQRDWLVDKLKQSTATWNVIGQQVLMSKMWIPAELLASLGQITSGGTSPEALAKMNTQITELVTLKLRLKQGDPTLTAQEKARIMTVAPYNLDAWDGYYAEREFVYDKLAEFNKKIVVLAGDTHNAWASYLYSQKGKYIGVELATGSVSSPGLEKYLSIPLAQLQQFEFAFTTLIDELAYCNLNQRGYLRVTLDQAQVHSQWIFLDSIKNPEYQIDSSRQNDIVLDLNLIPLKQDQKTA